One genomic segment of Impatiens glandulifera chromosome 6, dImpGla2.1, whole genome shotgun sequence includes these proteins:
- the LOC124943302 gene encoding protein MOTHER of FT and TFL1-like, with the protein MANTSIDPLIMCRIIGDVVDEFVPTTAMNVYYATKHVTNGCSIKPSMAFNPPTVTISGLPNELYTLVMTNPDAPSPSEPYMREWVHWIVANIPGGTDSGQGKEIVPYMAPCPAVGIHRYILVLFRQSIYVDQTIEKPNIITRANFNTRAFSHRLYLGVPVATVYFNAQKEPIKQRKNV; encoded by the exons ATGGCTAATACTTCGATAGATCCTCTGATCATGTGTAGAATAATTGGGGATGTGGTGGATGAATTTGTGCCCACAACCGCCATGAATGTCTACTATGCAACCAAGCATGTCACTAATGGTTGCAGCATCAAGCCTTCCATGGCTTTTAATCCCCCAACTGTCACCATTTCTGGATTGCCTAATGAGCTTTACACCTTG GTAATGACAAATCCAGATGCGCCAAGTCCTAGCGAGCCCTACATGAGAGAATGGGTGCACTG GATTGTGGCCAACATTCCTGGAGGTACCGATTCTGGTCAAG GAAAAGAGATAGTGCCATACATGGCGCCATGCCCAGCTGTTGGAATTCACCGTTATATTCTAGTACTATTTAGACAGTCCATATATGTGGACCAAACTATTGAGAAGCCAAATATCATAACCAGAGCCAACTTCAACACTAGAGCTTTCTCTCATCGCTTATACTTGGGAGTTCCGGTTGCAACTGTTTACTTCAATGCACAAAAGGAACCCATCAAACAACGAAAGAATGTCTAA